The sequence aaaaaaaaataatgtcaacggtaatgaaataatttaaggtaaaatattttattagattttggaaaaaaaaaaaagaatttgaacaaaaatattaaaaaattaaaatattatttgaatataattttttaatttaaaatttgtattattttttgtgttttgtttaaaaagtttgaaaaattgtattgattatataattattaaataaaaatgttgaagatttaaaattgaaagatattttatgtttgattgatgtttgagaaggaaattatgaaaaattttgagataagatgagatctcatctaataataattctagtattttaattatatcctaaaatttataaattaatgtgatttaatgcagtatattaaattataaaataaatttaacgtattatataaaattatataaatttaagagtttatttttgtagatataAATTTACGgtaaatttacttttgagaAATTGTTATGAACACCTatcaacaaaaaggaaaaaaaaacatgttgtGTTATCAGTTATGTGTGGGGCCTGTGGACCATGGCGCGTGGGCCCTCTGAGAGACCAGGGGCAGGCACCCatgatttatttcattttttcaatataaCCATTGTTTGACCTCCACGTGTATGCCCCGCAATTCTCGGCGCCAGTTAGTCCGTGAATAAATTCACCGGCAAGGCCCACACGCACCCAACGTGCATGCACAAAGtggcttttcttttctttattttattttcttttcttttcattttatttttattattattattattaaaattctaTTTAACAGCTTTacatcacatttttatttttatttttattaataagattgTAGAAgaactcttattattattattattattacggTAAGATTATTACAAATCTTATCATAATAATAGagcttttaaaattattacggtcccttttaataaattatatatttggtaagtttattaaatatttaaaacttttattaaaaaacttatGCAAATAATACTGAATGCTATTGTATATTtaataaacagtaaataacttttcattaatagaattttataattaaaaagttatatatttaaaagatagattatttacagaaattataaatagtaacttatttcactaattttttatagattttttcaGTAAATAAAGCCTTTCTATGTAAAGAAGCTTTGGGGTCAATTGAATTGGGAGCGTGGGGTTACGGAGACGAGAGGCGCGTGTGATGCTTCACTTCAAGCTATGTCAGTTATAGGACAAACACCGCGTGAATGAAAGAACTTGATTAATAAGAGCGAGCCAAACGGCTGAATAGCGCTTTACGGCTTGAGAAAAAATGGCTTAGCGGCTTAGTAGTTAGTAGACTGTAGACCCCGAAACAAGAAATCAGATGTAAAAGTCGTCttaaaaatattccataaaaataaataaaaatttatcgctaatatattttatttttttaaaaaaaatgatagttgcagtcgtgaataTGTAAACGCCgtacagtcattttaaaaaaaatgaataaatacagaatttatataaaaataaattaattttttaataatagaccttactctttttcaaaataactgtaCAGTACTTACATACTCCACAATTGTAcgtaatattactttttttttaatgtatacaAAATTTACTacaaataaatttgtttattttctaaaatattttaaaaacagaACGAATGAATTAACTAACAATCGCACCCAACCAAGTTGGGGGCCAACTAGTAAAACCCAAAATAAATTAggtaatttttagatttaaataattttataatgattaattttataacgTTATCTTTAAGATATGCAAGGATCGTgtagtttatttaaaaaaaatagataaatatgagatttatataaaaaattattttttaataataatttttattttttttaaatgaatatgtcgaacttacacactttaaaattagataaaatattactctttttataaattaatatattatatcaaatcacgtgaatttaaaatttatttttataaaatagctaagacatttcttaaataaaaatttatgaatacaTTGTTAGTATAAACAGaaagtttttttgaaaatacgattttatatttttaaaagaagaggAGGGTATCGTACAATATATTCGTAAAtcctttttataaaaaggaTAGGAATAGAATATCATGATTAAAGTTGTTTGACAATTACAAGACTCACATGAAGaacaaaaactgaaatttataATATCGATCCTTTTTATTTCGGAcccattatatattttatgtaaatataatattgtggagtttataactttatatattGTGCTTCtctgaattattaaaaaaaatattttaataaaaaaatcatcattcactgatgaaaaattctatttatcattaccacacaccatattttttttcttaacaaatgtgtagtatatggatgatcagtagaataatttaattaatttaagaaaaataaaaaaagttaaaaaaaatgtgatacgTGATATGTacggatgatgagtagcaaactCTTCACTTATTAGTAGATGAATCCTATTCTATTTCAAGATTTTATCACTTCAAGTTTCAATGGTTTTCATAtcgtattttaagtaatttcttgcattaatcatttaatgttAAAAGCTACTTAAAAACATGCTGCATCACTtgacataatttataaattcatgatAGAAACTAGAAAGTAGCATTGCTTgttctaatttataaatttaagtaATTTCTCGAGGTGACAAACTTGTTCtaactttataaataaaaaatatcaggcTAAATAGTaacatgaacaataaaaaatattgcacTTTTACATGCAAATTTCTCTTGTGAATatatcttttataatattacaAAAGGGTACTGCTATACCTACAGAATTAGgactcatttggatagtgagacaGTTTTAAATgaactgaataaaatattatttttaacattattattattttgagatttgaaaatgttaaattatttattgtattttgtgtgaaaatttgataaagttgtaatgatgatatgagatgagatgaggtaagataatttctatatccaaacgagccATCGAGAAAAGTCAATGagtgtgcatttttttttttttttggttttttttttcaaacattttttttaaaaaaaatacaaactcattaaaaaatatttctttaaccattaaataaaaataaaaaaagaatacaatcgGTGACTTCTCTCGATGATATTCCTAAgtgggaatatcattttccttaaaaaaaaaaaaaaaaaaaacagagaagcgTTGCTATCAAGCCTCTTGAACGACTTTTAACCATATTTTTTAGGCCGGTTTCCAAACGTGAAAAATCAAAAAGTTCCTAAAAAGATGGCATAGAAAAGGGGAAAAggttaagaaagaaagaaagacacaTTGTCTCTATATCTTAGGCCAAAGAAATGAATGatctaaaaaacaaaagggaTATTGACTTTCTAGGCGGGTGAAAAACAAAGGACGGTGTAAATGcgaaggtaaaaataaaagtgtcgGCGTAAAATCTAAATggatattcacaaaattcatgtataaatttataattaatttataatatagacaagtttttatttaatataataactTATTTGCAGCCTAATTGTCATCTCCCCAttgcccattattccattatgaaaatatatatatttatttatttatttatttatttattatattaaattataaatgttattattttaaaatttcaacctAGACCTCCATTGCATATTTCATCACACACgcgcgcacacatatatatttcacCTTGTCAAAATAAGGCCATCGCTTGAATGGTTGAGAACTTGCCCTTGAGagtaatttttcataaaaaaaataatatatatacagttatttttacaactttttatatGATCCCTTTTTAAATGAtggattttttatatatataaaatagcttaaaaaaataatatcattttacaaaaatatcgtcattttaaaacattattatataaaacgttgtaaaaatgattgtttgtATTAACATTAGTCCAAATATGAGAACAACTTGTCAAGAGCTTGATGACATATGACCTGGTTCTCTAAATGAAAAACCTGAAATTGAAACCCCCATTCCCATtgtataaacaatatatatatatatatatatatatatatataatatatgagacCAACTAGACGGGGATTTCCGGAATTATGTACTCTTAATTTTTCGCTTTGTACTATTATGTACTTGggctgtgtttagatgttaagctgaactgagttgagttgagatgataaaatattattttttaatattattattattttaaaatttaaaaaagttaaattatttattatattttgtattaaaatttaaaaaaattataataatgagttgaaatggatttggtaaccaaacgtaccactccattgttgtgattttttttactttactaCATCCTATTTTATCCccaaaagagggaaaaaaaaaacagccaaagaaggggaaaaaaaaaaagagcttaaAATTAtgtcttaggcctcgtttgtgtttgtttgcgtagatgagagatgagatgatatgagttgaaataaaagttaaaagttgaataaaatattattaaaatatttttttaatattatttttattttaaaatttgaaaaagtttcattgtttattttattttttgtgaaaatttaaaaaaattataatgattaaatgagatgagataagattaaatgaaaagttttgTAAAGTAAACGGGCCGTGTTCTTATTGACTACAAAAACAGCACATCACTCTCTTTGCAACCCCATTATATATCTCTCTTCCGGGTCTTCCCCCTTTTTGTCTACCCGGACTCTCTGCTGAGTCCATGAGCAGAGTGCATTGGATCTAGAAAGAAGTCTATTTGCAAGCCTATTTTTTGTGTCGCAAAACTCTTTGGACCAAAGATCAGCTTCATTCATAAAAGGGTGAACCTGTCATCTAGAGATTAAAGTCTAGAGCGACGCATGCATTTGATGGGATTAAAAGGAGCATTCTTCTTTGTGGGAAGAAACCAATGACCATTTGAAGGACTGGATTTGAGATCCCAATCTTCGACATTCTTGGGAATACAGACATCAAAAAGCATTTGACCAAGGACACCATGAACACTAATGCTTGGTAGACTATGCAGATGGATCAAACCTTGCTTATGTTCATCTTGCATTGAACCAACACCTTTTCCATTGCAATACTCCATTGAAGTGGGTAAGAAGTAATTGTCACTTGGTCCGGTAACAACTTTGCGAAAGCTATTCGAGTTCTTTGTTGCTGCTTTCCTGAGGTCACCATAGATTATTGGCTCAGGGATCTCATCCCCTGTTCCCTCCATGCCCATCCTTTCTCCATCAAGTCGAGTTGTTCTCAGAGAATAAACTTTAGCTGCCTTACCAAGAAGCTCGGTCAAGGCAGCTTTGTATTCAATTGGATAATGCCAAAAATGACCTGGGACAAGATCAAATCACACAATATCATTTAAGAATATCATGGGAAGGAGTATTCGGAAATGAAACCAGGTTCGGTTTCATGAGAAATGGGAAGAATAAACCAAGCTCTGATTATGTCTTTGTCAATTTgtcaaggaaaaacaaaaagaaacaaaattttaaattgtatcATAAGCAGGTACATGCTTACGGGTTACTACccaattttgtatataaatgaTGTCTTCCTTTTGAATTTGCAACACTGAATGTGTATTTGAGCGCATTCAGGATGTAACTGGGACGGTTTCAGCACTATTCAATATATGTAAGATAGTGTATGTTAACTAACACAGACATTAAGTTTAGAAACAGACCTACGTGAGGAGAGTCTTTCCACTTCACCAGCTTAACATCACCCCCAAGCTCTTGAATTCGTTGAGTAAAATTGCATATAACTTCGCAAGGAGCAAGATCATCATTTTCAGAGCAAAAAATGAGATATGGGGCCTTCATGCCCtgtagaaaaacaaaattcgaTAAATgcagaagaaaatgaagtaaaaaTGTAAGGACGGTAAGTTCTCacactaggaaaaaaaaaaaaaaaacaatagtaaTTCCCCCATACTTACAATAGAAGAGTACAGAGTCTGCCAATATTCAGCACGCTGTGATTCAAATCTGCTGAGAAAGAGGGTATCAAGACCAGAAGAAATGCTGTGGGCAATCCATGATGCTAACCGTGGTGGATGGGACATTTTGAGAACTGTTGGGTGAAGAACAAATCTTGTGCCCAAATCGCTGGTAAAATCAACTGGACTGGAATCATAGATATGACCAGATATGCAGTATCTAACCAGTCGGAAGTCATCCTTCacgagaaaataataataataataataataataattatatttgggTGCTGAAGTTCTTAAATCAAGTGAGTTCCAAAGTTCTTAAATCATGTGAGCAGCAAACATGTTTGCCCCCACCATATAAAGCCGgctggaaaataaaaataataataacaataaagagTTTCTCCTCAATATGCATTTTAATACAATGGAGACTACTCTCTGCTTGATTGCAAAATAGAAGGGGGAGGAGTgtagaagaaaataagagaatacCAGATTTTCCTGTCCTTCACACTTTCCATCAATTATCTGCCACAAAAGATAAATCCTTTTACTTTTCTATCTCTAAAGgattttttaatctcttataGCTGCACTGATACCTTATACCTACTGAGAAGCTGTTTTCAAACTCACATATAAAGACCGCCTTTACTTTAAAAGAAATTACCTGAAGAACCTTGTACATGCAAGCTTTAGGACCACCAGAAAAAGAAGCAAGGACTACAGGGCATGGACTAATCTTTAGCTCCTACACATCCAAAATACCAGAAAAGGCATTTATCAGATGACCTTATCCAATGGATGAAACTTGCAAAAACTTGAGCATGAAGAGCACTAAAGCTTACTTCTTGAAAAGTAATATAGAGTGCTACCTTAGTTTAAAGGAAACATTTGGTTCTGGAATGAaataatacaaaacaaaaaagataaaagattcTATAAGTCGTTGCTTTCCTAATTTTGGACCTGGCCAAATCGATGGCGGCGTTGAAACTGAAACAGTTCCACAAGCATTCAATAAGAAAAGGTTAAAGAAACAACTGAATAAAAGCTTTCATCACCTGTTATTGTAGGATAACTAAAATAAGCACTGACCTGAGCAAGTTCATTGAGAACATGAACTGCTAGAGTTGTGGCCTTTTCAGGGAAAAACCTGCAGAGATAACAGATGAGGTCCAAAATCAATatcacattaaaaa comes from Juglans microcarpa x Juglans regia isolate MS1-56 chromosome 8S, Jm3101_v1.0, whole genome shotgun sequence and encodes:
- the LOC121245001 gene encoding uncharacterized protein LOC121245001 isoform X2, with translation MWGFGGRCYWGRKEKGGKVEGIVVVFAWMSSQERHVKSYVELYASLGWNSLVCHSEFLNMFFPEKATTLAVHVLNELAQIIDGKCEGQENLDDFRLVRYCISGHIYDSSPVDFTSDLGTRFVLHPTVLKMSHPPRLASWIAHSISSGLDTLFLSRFESQRAEYWQTLYSSIGMKAPYLIFCSENDDLAPCEVICNFTQRIQELGGDVKLVKWKDSPHVGHFWHYPIEYKAALTELLGKAAKVYSLRTTRLDGERMGMEGTGDEIPEPIIYGDLRKAATKNSNSFRKVVTGPSDNYFLPTSMEYCNGKGVGSMQDEHKQGLIHLHSLPSISVHGVLGQMLFDVCIPKNVEDWDLKSSPSNGHWFLPTKKNAPFNPIKCMRRSRL
- the LOC121245001 gene encoding uncharacterized protein LOC121245001 isoform X3; protein product: MWGFGGRCYWGRKEKGGKVEGIVVVFAWMSSQERHVKSYVELYASLGWNSLVCHSEFLNMFFPEKATTLAVHVLNELAQDDFRLVRYCISGHIYDSSPVDFTSDLGTRFVLHPTVLKMSHPPRLASWIAHSISSGLDTLFLSRFESQRAEYWQTLYSSIGMKAPYLIFCSENDDLAPCEVICNFTQRIQELGGDVKLVKWKDSPHVGHFWHYPIEYKAALTELLGKAAKVYSLRTTRLDGERMGMEGTGDEIPEPIIYGDLRKAATKNSNSFRKVVTGPSDNYFLPTSMEYCNGKGVGSMQDEHKQGLIHLHSLPSISVHGVLGQMLFDVCIPKNVEDWDLKSSPSNGHWFLPTKKNAPFNPIKCMRRSRL
- the LOC121245001 gene encoding uncharacterized protein LOC121245001 isoform X1; its protein translation is MWGFGGRCYWGRKEKGGKVEGIVVVFAWMSSQERHVKSYVELYASLGWNSLVCHSEFLNMFFPEKATTLAVHVLNELAQELKISPCPVVLASFSGGPKACMYKVLQIIDGKCEGQENLDDFRLVRYCISGHIYDSSPVDFTSDLGTRFVLHPTVLKMSHPPRLASWIAHSISSGLDTLFLSRFESQRAEYWQTLYSSIGMKAPYLIFCSENDDLAPCEVICNFTQRIQELGGDVKLVKWKDSPHVGHFWHYPIEYKAALTELLGKAAKVYSLRTTRLDGERMGMEGTGDEIPEPIIYGDLRKAATKNSNSFRKVVTGPSDNYFLPTSMEYCNGKGVGSMQDEHKQGLIHLHSLPSISVHGVLGQMLFDVCIPKNVEDWDLKSSPSNGHWFLPTKKNAPFNPIKCMRRSRL